A window of Phacochoerus africanus isolate WHEZ1 chromosome 11, ROS_Pafr_v1, whole genome shotgun sequence genomic DNA:
GATGCGGTTCTCATTGCTGTATCCTATGTCTTCATCCTCCGCTCTGTGTTCCACCTGCCATCCCGAGAAGCTCGCTCTAAGGCGTTGGGTACCTGCGGCTCCCATGTCTGTGTCATCCTTGTCTTCTACTCCACAGCTGGCTTTTCCATTTTCACCCACCGTTTTGGGAAAAATATACCTGCACATATCCATATTTTTATTGCAAATATGTACCTTTTGGTGCCTCCTTTTCTCAACCCCATTGTTTATGGAGTAAGGACCAAGAAAATACGGGAGCTTGTTCTGAAGACATTAATGGTCAAAGGTGTCTGATTGTAGTTCAGCCAGTGAAAGAGATAGTTCAGGAAGAAAGGGAAGTAAAAGAGAGAACGTAAGAAAAGAACTCACAGTCCCTGCTCCCACAACTGAATTACATGTGCTGCTTgaaatttcctttatttactaGGTGTCTGTAAATTCCAAAAATTCCAATTCAAAAATCGTTTTTGCTTTATCACTTATTAAAACTGGAAACCAGATTAAtctcttcctgtgttttttggaGCGTAATTACAAATAGTGAACCGTAAAGAAAGGGAACAAAGATAATGTCCAATTTAtatattaaagatttttcttGCGAACTAAATGATGGAAAATATGTACCTGGTAACCTCAAACAATTTGATCCATGTATGAGACTGAGATTTCATAGAATCGATGTTGAATGCTCTACCTGTTCTTTAATGGAATCCAATGGAAGAATTACTGTTTATTCAGATAAGAGTAGGactaataatatataaatattaaaaatagtattaagTGAATTAGTATTCACTTAGTGAATAATTAAAcactattattaaaatattattaaaaattagtattaagTGAATCTCTctggaaaaagaaacatgaatttttgttaaagtaagaattttattattttaaattttatggcttattttaatgttatttgaaTGTTACAGCTACTCCATTTTCTAGAGAAATTTTGACAGAGGTGTAGTGTCTTTCAAAAAAATGCAGTATTCTTAAGTCTACTGACTGTTAAAAATTGAGGTCATTAATTCCCATTTTCAGTTAGTAGTCAGTGCTGCTACGTTACCAAGCTCCCATGTGCAAGACTCAGCCTCATACATTTGGGTGATGGAGCCCAGTATCAGGACATAAGATCTGAAATTTCTTATTAGCAATAGTGTTTAAATAATCCTATTTATTGCCTCAGAACCAAGGACTTAACTTTCCTTTTTAGTTTACTGTTACGGCTTTCCAAACCCTGCCatccatttctcattttttaaatatatatacatacatatatatacacacgcacatgtgcgcacacgcacacacacacacacatgcatatatatataatctaagaTCTGTGGGACATTTTTATGCTTTGGATCTTGCTCTGAAATTTTTTACCTCTCTTTTTGCTTATTGGCGGTCAGTTAACACACAAAGGCTAACATCTCTGGGTTCACCAGTACGAAGTTTATAATTGAAATATGGGGAAAGTATCAAGTTTAAGTTTTCCACCTaaaattatttggtttttttttttttttgctttttagggccacacccgcagcacatggaagttcccagggtaggggttgagtcagagctgcagttccagacctacaccacagctcacagcaacatcggatccttaacccactgagcaaggccagggattgaacctgcatcctcatggataccagctgggttcataacccactgagccacaacggagaCTCCCTGGTTATCTTTCTCTTGACTTCACAATAGATGCCCAAACTGGACATTTTTCTTACTTTGGTAGAATTTAGACTTAATGACATTTTTCCGGTGGGTCCGATCACTtactggttaaggatcaggcgagCTCTAGGCTTTGAGGTTAGAAAGCCAAGGTTCGGGTTTAGTATCTTGGGCCTGGCTAATTCTACTGCGGTTTTACTCCTctttacctcagtttcctcagttcATCCAAAGGAATAACGATAGACCCTTCCTCATGTAATTGTGTGACGATTAACTAGACGTGTACAGGAGGTCGCTTCAGTGGCGCCGAGGAAACACACTGAGCGCCATTTATTCCTCCGCAGTTAAAATTTCCTGTGTTCTTCTCCTTTTGTTTAAAATGCTTTAGTAAATACATATTATGTCTTACGTAATAGCTCTATAACTGTGtaatatttgtgtttttgatattTATGTAATGAATATACTTGATTCTGTTCCCTTTTAGCTACCTATTTGCTGGATCTGCCAACATCTTaagaaaaaacatgtttttcctttttctgtagaGTATGTCAGTTATTATTATATCATACATAGCTGAATTTATGGAAGCtcctggaaaataatataatgttattGGAATGCAATAGAATAGTTTTAAGAATGTAGAAGTCaactttcatttcttctgttgGTACAATCATTTaatcatccatttattcatgtgTAATgtgtattcaatttttaaattggattagaTTGATTTGAAGTAATTTTAATAACCCTCAAATGTAGTCTTCCattattattaattcttttttctctctttaaagaaATGTGCATGAAAAACCCATAATTACTTAGCATCCTTTGGTACCAGGTGTACCTGCCAGACTGCACTCCCTTCTGTGGGTCCCTGTGGCTTTTCTCTTGTTTAACACGCGAATTCGGGTGAGGGGATCACCTTAGGATTCGATGGACTAAATCGTAACGACAATAGGCTGTATCACGTTTGGTGGCTCTCGCCTGTTACCATGTACGCTATTCTTTCCTGCTCAAATACCTTTCCTGTCATACATCACTGTTTAACCGTCTCACTCCTATTTATGGAACAGCTCAGTGTACAACTGAAAGAAGCCTgctgatgttgttgttgttgctgttaatttatatttatatgttaattaCAAGGAAATTATGTAAATATTGATCTCTTTACTATATAGATCACCACTCATGTTTTTAGCCTTTGGATGGACTGAACTAAAGGGCAATCCACTGGTAgcttgtgtgtgtctgtatatgttaaaatgtacataaaatacaatgcatcattttaactattttcagGTGTAGCGTTCAGTGGAACTGAATGTTCCTATTGGTGTGTATCCACCTCCATCCTCCTAGTCTGGAGCGTTTTttaccttccccacccccaaccccttcAGACTCCACATCCCTGAACGTTAAGTCCCCGTTCCCCTTCCCCACATTCTCTGACAGCTGTCATTCTGCAACTGTCGCTATGAATTTGGCTCTTCTCCCTACCTTATAAAGTGGAGCCATTCAgtgtttgtttgtccttttgtgcctggctcTTGCACTTACTAACATGCTGTCTCCAAGGTTTGCCTGGGCGTAGCATGTGtttgaatttccttcctttttaatgtgAGATATAGtttatcccttccttccttcctctgtgagTGGACACTTGGGTTCCTTCCATacttttggctattttgaataatgctgctatgaacacgtGTGTGTAGATGTATGTTTGAGACCTTGTTTTCACTTCCTTGGGGTATAGACTCAGAAGTGGGAATGTGGAGgcactggatcatatggcagttctgctGCCACCCCTCTTCCCATAGCAGGTGCATCACTTTCCGTCTCTTCGAGATGGTACAGGATTTCCACTTTTCTACATCCACACCAGTGGttatctcctttcctttcttctttctttcctccctcccttcctcccttctcgcTTTacagtcttccttccttccttattttatgttttactctttcttttttataatagccatcttAATGgatgtgaagtagtatctcattatggttctcacttgcatttccctaataattagtgattttttgcatatctttttatgtgcttattgaccatttgaaaatattctttggacgatgtctattcaagtctttgtccatttttaacaTAGttattttttgtggttgagttttaagagttctctctctgttttggaaattaattgtTTATCAGAGAGATGGTTTGTAggtattttctctgattttttggTTGCCTCTTTCCTCCAGTGATAATTTCCTCTGAtgcataattttgaaaaaatttttggtGAGGACAAgtttctttattttcacttctgttgcttttgttttggtgccatatccaagaaatcattgtcaGGTCCAGAGATATGAGTCTCCTGGTGGAAGCTAAGATCATGGACGTTCCCTTCTGGTAGAATCTGGAGCCACAGAGTAGATGCAGTTGAGGAAGGTGAGAAATAGGTAGAAATATTTTGTCTTTCCCTTCCTGTTCCCTAATATTTTCCTGCTAGTGAACCCGTTGAACAAACTTAGAATACATGTGGATGATCTGTGATCCTGGGAAACGTAGCCGGTAAAGTCCACCCCTCGTGAAATacagagcagaaaggaaggatGCAGAGGAGCATATCCGGGAAACATTTGTGTAACATCCCAGACCAAACACAAATAGTGATGATAGACGTGGAGATAATGGACCCTTTACTTGATCAACCAAGTAAGTTCAGGAGGATATACAGGAATAGAGTCACGACTAAGTAATGTCCTGGAGCTTTCACTGTTTTTCAGAAGTACATCTGATTCAGGAGAATTGCTGAAGAATATCTGGAGTCATGTGGGGATATTAGTGGGATGACTCAAATGCATTCATAAAATTGCTCCTCCGTGATATCCTGCACTTCTCCTAGCTCTTGTTGCATACAGGTTGTAGGAAAGCATTTAGTTCACCGCACTTGCATGTGCTTCAGGAACAGTAAATTAGGTATCTCACTTGACCGGTAGCAGAGACCGCCTTCCACTGATTTCAGAGTTCAGAGTTTGGGCGCCATGGAAACCACAAGCCCGAGTCCCTCTTAGAGACCAAATTGTGCTAGTCCTGGGAGAGATGAGTGAAACTGCCCGCTACCGACAGCATTCTCATGAGAGGCTCTACGTTGGGTAGTCCTTGAGCCTCTGCTCCCCCAAGATAGGAAGTACGATGGTGCCTGCTGTAAACATAGTCAATATTATGCTGAGACTCGGACTGAGAAGTGAGACTGTCTCTGTTGTAGAGGTAAGATACTCAGGTTATAGGCTGGAGAGCTGTAGCTGAGACGGGAAGTGTGAGTTTAGTGTTTCTACCCACACAGAGTGCTGGAACCTAGGATGAAGGTTCTAGGTCCAGTCCTAAGCAGTGAAGACTTAGCCCATGTGATTGTTTGAAAGATGGCCCAACCTCTTACTGACAAAAAATAGTGGAGAAGGAGATTAACTTAAATATTTAAGCTGAGATAATTTTTGTTAACCTAGCCCTAGAATTTAGTCCTGAACTCTATTGGTcaaaaccttatttttttaagtgaaacttccttttttcccccttttttgggggggccacacctacagcacatgcaagttcccaggctagggtcgaattggagctgcagctgccaacctacaccacagccacaggaacgccagatctgagccgcgtctgtgatctacaccgcagctcatggcaatgccggatccttaacccactgagcaaggccagggaatgaatccacatcctcatggatactagttgggttcataatgggaactctcttaatgaaattttcttttattcagacTAAACAGGTGTACCATATTATATGAGTTTACCATAAACTTCTATTTGAACAGAAATAATGATTTATCAGTTTAAAATTCAATATTGTTAGAATACTCTTCCAAGATAACTGTTTAAGCTTCCAAGAGGCATGCTTTCTGGTAAGCTGGTATCTGGAAACCCAAATTTGCttttgaaagtttatttattCAGGAAGCCACATTAGCATCAGATGTATTGTATGATGGAAGAATATATTATCCACCTTCTGGAAGAGTTTGATTTGATCACTTACAGTAGAGCACAACTAGGTAGTAATCCGAACACCCGTGTTTTCCGGACTGAGTCGTCTTATCTTTTGGCTTATCTTTGCAAAATGATTTCTCATCATTCAGTTTGGAAGATTTCATGAAGATGAGAGTCCTTTCTTTATTAACTCAGTGACTCACCTTTCATATAAGATGAGTTTTATTCACACTTCTTCATTTCTCCAGTTGTTCTTTAGTATTTCTGGAGTCTCCTTTTCTTTATATCTGTAAGCCTCCTCACTGGGAATGGGGCAAGAGGAGTTAAATATACAAATGGCTGATCTCGTCCATGATGGTTGGACTTTTTTAGCTGTTTCAGAAGATATAAAATGATATACTCATATTTAGCAGTTTATCAACTACTGTCTCTGTAATGCTACATTACTAAAATATATCTAGCCAACTGGACAGTGcttcctagaaaaaaaggcaaggtgAGAGGGGAAAGGTAAAGAGAGAGAAtacttttgtacatttttttcctcacccagTAAAGCATCGTCCCATGTATCTGACAAATTGAAAGGCTGTCTTACCGAGGAGGTCATTCGATAGCCAGTTGGGTGTTACTGGATGTCAGCATCTTTCCCACGCGCACATATGTTTGTAACCTCTGTGATGTTTAATTTGGATAGGACCATGGAACATCCATTGTTTGGATAATGCTCGGCTACAACAGGACCCATCTTCAGCTTGCCACCTTCCTACTGCTTGGCATTCCAGGATTGGAGGCTGCCCACGTATGGATTTCCATTCCTTTCTGTCTGGTCTACCTACTGTCACTGATGGGAAATGTTGCCCTTTTGTTGATTGTCAAGACAGATCACAAACTGCATGAACCCATGTACCTCTTGCTATGCATGCTTTCAGTTGCCGATCTGATGCTTACTTCTGCCACACTTCCCAAGATACTCAGTCTCTTCTGGTTCAATGACAGAGAGATCTACTTTGAAGCCTGCCTTACGCAAATGTAttttatccattctctctctaCTATGGAGTCTGGATTTATCTTGGCCATGGCTtttgaccgctatgtggccatctgccacccaCTGAGACATTCCACTATCTTAACACCTGCCGTGCTTGTAGGCTTGGGGTTGCTCATCGTCTTCAGAGGAGCTGTTCTTCTCAGCCCACATCCCTTCCTACTGAGGTGGCTTTCCTACTGCAAAACTAATGTCATTTCCCACACTTACTGCGAGTTTATGGCCCTGATAAAGCTGGTTTGCACTGAGACCAAGGTTCGTAGAGCCTACAGCCTCATTGTGGCATTCTTGACCGGGGGACTGGACTTCATACTGATCATCTGTTCCTATGTCCTTATTCTTCTCACTGTTTTCAATCTCCCATCCAAAGCTGCCCGTCTCAAGACCTTAAGTACCTGTGTCTCCCATGTATGGGTCATCTTGGTGTTTTATACCccagcttttttctcttttctcacgcATAGGTTTGGTCACCACATCGCTCCGCATATCCACATCTTTATAGCCAATATATACCTTCTCCTTCCACCGATGATGAACCCTATTATTTATGGTGTCAAAACCAAAAGAATCAGGGAGAGAGTCCTTAAATTTATAACAATGAAAGGGGTTTGACTTTGCAAGGCTTGTGAGGCCCCAGATCATCAACAAAGATAAGGGTTTATTTAACAGGGAATGTTGACGATGAATTAGAATTACCTTGAAGTGGAAAACTTTTCAGCTCAGTCGTGGAATCCTGTAGGCTAGACATGGTAAAGAATATTGGTTTCAGTGAATGGTGACACATACAGGAGATACATAGGAAGTaggaaaaaacacagcaaaacttTTAATTCTTATTGTCTATCTTTCTAAGCTAGGATTCAGTGTAGTCTTTGGGACGTTCTAAGCCATAAGTAAATTTATATCgaaataattttaatgttagTGAATCTAATTTAtcttgtgtgcctgtgtgtgtgtattgatcAGGCTTTTTGTGTGTCCTATCTAAGAAATGTATTGCCAAACTTTGGGTtatgaagattttctcctataaatttttctaaaatcgTATGTTGTCTGAAGGTATGAGTTTTAAGTTGAGGTTCATCTGTGATACAGGGATAATAATCCGTAATTCATGATTGTGAATTTCAGTTTCACATCAAATAATGTACGTCACTACATTAATAATTTTGAACATAATCGaatctaatttttcctttatgtaaCAGAGTTTTCTAATGTCTACTTTACCGTTCTGATTCAAATATactaaggttttttaaaaacaacataatACCCAAATagtaatacatacataaaatagcAACATACATACTTACGTGTAAAAATACTAGATGACACAATAGTTAGATCCTGTACCTATGCATAGAGTAACTTTGAATATGCAAGTTATAAATAACAATGCATCCTGGtatattcttttgatttcttaaatTGCATGAGAAATATCATTGTTGCTGTTGtaaagtaattttcaaaaatgttgaatAATTTCAGGTAAGAGTCTTAACACGATGTAAATATTCTCTTGAACAGTTCCATTTCCAAAATATCCAGTGCATGCTTGCATGTTAAAACCAGACATAAATAATTTCTGATTATTAGTAATGCAGATTGAAAAATCTATACTCAGAACGGCATATATAAAGCAAGGTGAAATTTTACATTCAAAACATCatagttggttttctttttaattacacaATATCCAGTTTCATATCTG
This region includes:
- the LOC125111437 gene encoding olfactory receptor 52D1-like; its protein translation is MLGYNRTHLQLATFLLLGIPGLEAAHVWISIPFCLVYLLSLMGNVALLLIVKTDHKLHEPMYLLLCMLSVADLMLTSATLPKILSLFWFNDREIYFEACLTQMYFIHSLSTMESGFILAMAFDRYVAICHPLRHSTILTPAVLVGLGLLIVFRGAVLLSPHPFLLRWLSYCKTNVISHTYCEFMALIKLVCTETKVRRAYSLIVAFLTGGLDFILIICSYVLILLTVFNLPSKAARLKTLSTCVSHVWVILVFYTPAFFSFLTHRFGHHIAPHIHIFIANIYLLLPPMMNPIIYGVKTKRIRERVLKFITMKGV